Proteins from a genomic interval of Kaistia defluvii:
- a CDS encoding isopenicillin N synthase family dioxygenase encodes MVAEARGDFSHIPILDVSGLYTGDPADARAVAETLRGYLETVGFLYVSGHRVPREDVEAVRSMSRAFFALPDEQKLKLKIDKNFRGYLPFNGSTIVTSSVAKVSKPNQSESIFFMHEVAADDPDALAGKPLQGPNQWPSEAELPGFHATIDRYVAEMSALARELVGAISISLGLPPESMDRYFEKPTTFLRLLHYPTQPEEAGLFGSAPHTDYGYITLLAQDDVGGLEVKNKAGDWIPAPPIPDTFVMNVGDILARWSNDLFVSTPHRVINRSGRERYSQPFFFDPSMDETIEALPPCVPAGTQPKYEPVVYRDYLMERIDKNYHYRKGAAASSQAS; translated from the coding sequence ATGGTTGCAGAGGCACGCGGAGATTTTTCGCACATTCCGATCCTCGACGTTTCGGGGCTGTATACCGGCGATCCCGCTGACGCCCGCGCCGTCGCCGAGACGCTGCGCGGCTATCTCGAGACGGTCGGCTTCCTGTATGTTTCGGGACACCGCGTCCCGCGCGAGGATGTCGAGGCCGTGCGCAGCATGAGCCGCGCCTTCTTCGCCCTCCCGGACGAGCAGAAGCTGAAGCTCAAGATCGACAAGAACTTCCGCGGCTACCTGCCCTTCAACGGCTCGACCATCGTCACGTCCTCGGTCGCCAAGGTCAGCAAGCCGAACCAGAGCGAATCCATCTTCTTCATGCACGAGGTCGCGGCTGACGATCCGGATGCGCTGGCCGGCAAGCCGCTGCAGGGTCCGAACCAGTGGCCGTCCGAGGCGGAACTGCCGGGCTTCCACGCCACGATCGATCGCTATGTCGCCGAAATGAGCGCGCTGGCCCGCGAACTGGTCGGCGCCATCTCGATCTCGCTCGGCCTGCCGCCCGAGAGCATGGATCGCTATTTCGAGAAGCCCACGACCTTCCTGCGCCTGCTGCACTATCCGACGCAGCCCGAGGAAGCCGGACTGTTCGGTTCCGCGCCGCATACCGATTACGGCTACATCACCCTGCTTGCGCAGGACGATGTCGGCGGGCTCGAGGTCAAGAACAAGGCCGGCGACTGGATCCCCGCGCCGCCGATTCCCGATACGTTCGTGATGAATGTCGGCGACATCCTCGCCCGCTGGTCCAACGACCTGTTCGTGTCGACGCCGCACCGCGTCATCAACCGCTCGGGCCGCGAGCGCTATTCGCAGCCCTTCTTCTTCGATCCCTCGATGGACGAGACGATTGAGGCGCTGCCGCCCTGCGTTCCGGCCGGCACGCAGCCCAAATAC